Proteins encoded by one window of Flagellimonas lutaonensis:
- a CDS encoding tetratricopeptide repeat protein — protein MKKKIHFLGVLAAFFIMQGVIYAQKDEQIEVEQSAEVFLDEYTDEFQENFFEALKQKGIQNYDRAANLLLKCKQLKPGDPAIDHELAKVYLLDKKYPSAQQYAIEALHSGPENYWFLNTLLSIIDRQGSAIETVQDRIPYGNKELKQNLVRIYFKTKRFQQALNVLNEMGTSDFKERYLQRINDSIHKPKTAGPAPVVEEETEEDVLSRRKSTIEEAIANNDFNAVESLSAEALEAYPLQPYFYYAQGWALNKQGRPKEAISILETGLDYLFDDQTLLKMIYAELAEAHKTLGNGSKANEYLSKIKSGL, from the coding sequence ATGAAAAAAAAAATTCACTTTTTGGGAGTTTTAGCTGCGTTTTTCATAATGCAGGGGGTTATTTATGCCCAAAAAGACGAACAAATCGAGGTAGAACAGAGTGCCGAGGTTTTTTTGGATGAATATACCGATGAGTTTCAAGAGAATTTCTTCGAGGCCCTGAAACAGAAAGGCATTCAAAATTATGACCGGGCCGCCAATCTGCTCCTAAAGTGCAAACAGCTCAAGCCGGGGGATCCGGCCATTGACCACGAATTGGCCAAGGTGTACCTCCTAGACAAAAAATATCCATCTGCCCAACAATATGCCATTGAAGCCCTGCACTCTGGGCCTGAAAATTATTGGTTCTTGAATACCCTGCTCAGTATAATTGACCGGCAGGGCAGTGCCATTGAAACAGTTCAAGATCGGATTCCTTATGGTAATAAAGAACTTAAACAGAACTTGGTGCGTATCTATTTCAAGACTAAAAGGTTTCAACAGGCGTTGAACGTCTTGAATGAAATGGGCACATCAGATTTTAAAGAACGGTATTTACAACGAATCAATGACTCCATCCATAAGCCAAAAACAGCAGGCCCTGCCCCTGTGGTCGAAGAAGAAACGGAAGAGGACGTGCTGTCAAGGCGTAAGAGCACTATTGAGGAAGCCATCGCCAACAATGATTTTAATGCAGTGGAATCGTTGTCCGCCGAAGCTTTGGAAGCCTACCCATTACAACCATATTTCTACTATGCACAGGGTTGGGCACTCAACAAACAGGGGAGGCCAAAAGAGGCCATCAGTATTTTGGAAACGGGTTTGGATTACCTTTTCGATGACCAAACCCTGCTCAAGATGATATACGCTGAACTGGCAGAAGCGCACAAAACGCTGGGCAATGGTTCAAAAGCAAATGAATACCTTAGTAAAATAAAATCAGGGTTATAG
- a CDS encoding DUF4292 domain-containing protein, whose product MKASISENRFLLGAALLVFVMAFVSCKSAKSVVSGNVDPNLSTKKIIANHYKNQTDFRTLNGRVRIDYSDGSSEQSFNVGLRMKKDSVIWISATLGIVKAYITPEKVSFYNKLEGEYFEGDYGYLSDLLGVELDFDKVQNLLLGNAIYDLRKQKYGATVNGNQYELRPKKADELTKLLLLLEPKNFKAAAQFLAQPLEDRSLHVKYSYQKNAGRVFPENIHIQALNGGSANLISLEFKNLKVNESLNFPYKIPKGFKEIVLK is encoded by the coding sequence GTGAAGGCAAGCATATCGGAAAACAGATTTCTTCTTGGGGCCGCCCTATTGGTCTTTGTCATGGCCTTTGTGTCGTGCAAGTCTGCCAAATCTGTGGTTTCGGGCAACGTTGACCCCAACCTATCCACAAAGAAGATCATTGCGAACCACTATAAAAACCAAACTGATTTCAGAACACTGAACGGTCGGGTACGGATCGATTATTCTGACGGTTCATCAGAACAATCGTTCAATGTGGGGTTGCGAATGAAAAAAGACAGTGTCATCTGGATCAGCGCCACCTTGGGCATTGTAAAGGCCTATATTACACCAGAGAAAGTGTCGTTCTACAACAAGCTGGAAGGAGAGTACTTTGAAGGCGACTATGGCTATTTAAGCGATTTGCTGGGTGTAGAGCTCGATTTTGACAAGGTGCAGAACCTTTTGTTGGGTAACGCCATTTACGACCTGAGAAAACAAAAATATGGAGCCACGGTCAACGGCAACCAATACGAACTAAGGCCAAAGAAGGCAGATGAACTGACAAAACTATTACTGTTGTTAGAGCCTAAGAACTTCAAGGCGGCGGCCCAATTTTTGGCACAGCCCCTTGAAGACCGTTCCTTACATGTCAAGTACTCGTATCAAAAGAATGCAGGAAGGGTATTTCCCGAAAATATCCATATCCAGGCACTCAATGGGGGGTCGGCAAACCTGATTTCCCTTGAATTCAAGAACCTGAAGGTAAACGAAAGCCTGAACTTTCCTTATAAAATACCAAAAGGTTTTAAAGAAATAGTATTGAAGTAA
- a CDS encoding murein hydrolase activator EnvC family protein, producing the protein MKGKTAHYLVLQLFFLLSLNVAFSQTSEQKVLEAKRAKLQNEIKEINRLLFAEKKQKGNVLEHMEALDKKINVRQQLIRVTNQQSNLLNRQINVNIRSISKLREDLRLLKEEYAQLIQKSYQNRTQNNRLMFLLSSEDFFQAFKRWQYMKQYAEHRKQQGEKIMQKTEELAALNIELTEQRKAKEKLLAENVRIKNQLYKEIKTQKELLQSIRKNERAYAAAIEQKKKEASRIDREIERLIRSAIASSNKKAGKTSSRFVLTPEAEMVANNFSSNKGKLIWPVEKGIKSQGFGVYADKVYPGIKHQNNGVTIATDKGAKARAIFEGEVITIFTNKMGIKGVYLRHGNYISMYYNLSKVYVQKGDKVAAKEPLGEIYTNRFDGSTALKFYLYRDTDRLNPEEWIYQL; encoded by the coding sequence ATGAAAGGTAAAACGGCACATTATCTTGTATTACAGCTATTTTTTCTTCTCTCCCTCAATGTGGCTTTTTCCCAGACCAGTGAACAAAAGGTATTGGAGGCCAAGCGTGCCAAACTCCAGAATGAAATCAAGGAAATAAACAGGTTGCTTTTTGCCGAAAAGAAACAAAAGGGCAATGTTTTGGAGCATATGGAGGCCCTTGACAAAAAGATAAACGTTCGGCAACAGTTGATCCGTGTGACCAACCAGCAATCCAATCTGCTCAACCGACAGATCAACGTAAATATTAGAAGTATAAGCAAGTTACGGGAAGACCTGAGATTGTTGAAGGAAGAATATGCCCAATTGATCCAAAAATCGTATCAGAACAGAACACAGAACAACCGTTTGATGTTCTTGCTCTCTTCAGAAGATTTCTTTCAGGCCTTCAAAAGGTGGCAATACATGAAGCAGTATGCAGAGCACCGCAAACAACAGGGTGAGAAAATTATGCAGAAGACCGAAGAGCTGGCGGCACTCAATATAGAACTAACTGAACAACGAAAGGCCAAAGAGAAGCTGTTGGCCGAGAATGTGAGGATCAAAAACCAGCTGTACAAAGAAATAAAGACGCAAAAAGAGCTGCTACAGAGCATTCGAAAAAATGAGAGGGCCTATGCGGCGGCCATCGAGCAAAAAAAGAAGGAGGCCAGCCGAATAGACCGTGAAATAGAGCGGTTGATACGTTCAGCCATAGCCAGCTCCAATAAAAAGGCCGGCAAGACCAGTAGTCGTTTTGTGCTGACACCCGAGGCTGAGATGGTGGCAAACAATTTTTCCTCGAACAAGGGCAAGTTGATCTGGCCGGTTGAAAAGGGCATCAAAAGCCAAGGCTTCGGTGTGTATGCCGATAAGGTGTATCCCGGTATAAAGCACCAGAACAATGGCGTCACCATAGCCACTGATAAAGGCGCCAAGGCCCGGGCCATATTCGAGGGAGAGGTCATTACCATTTTTACCAACAAAATGGGCATTAAAGGGGTATACCTAAGGCATGGTAATTATATCAGCATGTACTATAACCTTTCGAAGGTGTATGTGCAAAAAGGCGATAAGGTAGCGGCCAAAGAACCTTTGGGCGAGATATATACCAATCGGTTTGATGGTTCCACGGCCCTGAAGTTTTATCTTTACAGGGATACCGATAGATTGAACCCCGAAGAGTGGATTTACCAACTATAG
- a CDS encoding aldo/keto reductase produces MKKITDLQGTFTLHNGVEMPYFGLGVYLSEDGQEVINAVKWALEAGYRHIDTASVYNNEEGVGKGIRESGAQRKEVFLVSKVWNSDQGYDSTLKAFDDSLDLLQVDYLDLYLVHWPVNGKYKDTWRAFEKLYRDGRVRAIGVSNFLQHHLEDLLQSAEIVPMVNQMEFHPYLVQQDLIDFCNKNTIQYEAWSPLMQGHIFEMEEFKQLAEKYGKTIAQIVLRWDLQKGVVTIPKSSKKERIIANADIFDFELSDEDVKLLDGLDRGKRFGPDPDNFDF; encoded by the coding sequence ATGAAAAAGATTACAGACTTACAAGGCACCTTTACCCTGCACAACGGGGTTGAAATGCCCTATTTTGGGCTTGGGGTGTACCTGTCGGAAGATGGCCAAGAGGTCATCAACGCGGTAAAATGGGCGTTAGAGGCGGGTTACCGCCATATTGACACCGCTTCTGTCTACAACAATGAAGAAGGGGTCGGAAAAGGTATCCGAGAAAGCGGGGCTCAACGCAAAGAGGTCTTTCTGGTCAGCAAGGTATGGAATTCAGACCAAGGCTACGATAGTACCTTAAAAGCCTTCGACGACAGCCTTGACCTTCTTCAAGTGGATTATTTGGATCTATACCTCGTACATTGGCCGGTCAACGGAAAGTATAAGGACACCTGGAGGGCCTTCGAAAAACTGTACCGAGACGGCCGGGTAAGGGCTATCGGGGTCAGCAACTTTCTACAGCACCATTTAGAAGATCTGTTGCAGTCGGCAGAAATTGTGCCCATGGTGAACCAAATGGAGTTCCATCCCTATCTGGTGCAACAAGATCTAATCGATTTCTGCAACAAAAATACCATTCAGTATGAAGCTTGGTCGCCACTTATGCAGGGCCATATATTTGAAATGGAGGAGTTTAAGCAACTAGCTGAAAAATATGGGAAGACCATCGCCCAAATAGTACTTCGGTGGGATTTACAGAAAGGGGTGGTAACCATTCCCAAATCGAGCAAGAAAGAACGGATCATTGCCAATGCCGACATTTTTGACTTTGAGCTCAGCGATGAAGACGTAAAACTGCTCGATGGGCTTGACAGGGGCAAGCGATTCGGCCCTGACCCCGACAACTTTGATTTTTAA
- a CDS encoding acyl-CoA thioesterase, producing the protein MQPKTPSESRTVMTDLVLPSETNPLNNLFGGELLARMDRAASIAARRHSRRITVTASVNHVAFNHSVPLGSVVTVEAAISRAFKTSMEVFIDVWIEDRFSGERTKANEAIYTFVAVDETGKPTEVPPIVPETDLEKERYEAALRRKQLSLVLAGKMKPSDATELKALFTKEP; encoded by the coding sequence ATGCAGCCCAAAACGCCCAGTGAATCACGTACGGTCATGACCGATTTGGTATTGCCAAGCGAGACCAATCCGTTGAACAATTTGTTTGGAGGGGAATTATTGGCCCGGATGGACAGGGCCGCAAGCATTGCCGCCCGAAGGCACAGTCGTAGGATCACCGTTACGGCTTCTGTTAACCATGTGGCCTTTAACCATTCGGTGCCGCTGGGAAGCGTTGTGACGGTGGAAGCGGCAATTTCAAGAGCCTTCAAGACCTCTATGGAGGTTTTTATCGATGTATGGATCGAGGACCGGTTTAGCGGAGAGCGTACCAAGGCCAACGAGGCCATCTACACCTTTGTTGCGGTGGATGAAACGGGCAAGCCTACCGAAGTACCGCCCATAGTGCCCGAAACCGACTTGGAAAAAGAACGCTATGAAGCCGCGTTGCGCCGAAAACAGCTCAGCCTGGTATTGGCGGGCAAGATGAAACCTTCTGATGCTACCGAACTAAAGGCCCTGTTTACCAAAGAGCCTTAA
- a CDS encoding SPOR domain-containing protein has protein sequence MRAEHYIEELLYRYHCVVMPNFGAFLAHTKPAEIHSATNTITPPTKVISFNGQLTKNDGLLVSHIAKDLNLPFEEALTEVEAISKEWLGRLQQGEELDLIGIGKLWAKEGRIQFQPENKTNFLTASFGLASFTAVPVQREVLKEEVEKLEERVPFMITPEKREERKVAPWLKYAAVILLAVSAGFTGYRFYHQATIDQQIAQEEAQSEVSRLIQEATFFDSDPVELPPLTITVKKAKKGSHHVIAGAFRFEENADKKVRQLREKGHNALYLGQNRYGLHQVAYASFEDPKEALAYLKQIRRTESPDAWLLSEK, from the coding sequence ATGCGTGCAGAGCACTATATAGAAGAACTACTGTATAGATACCATTGTGTGGTAATGCCCAATTTCGGTGCCTTCTTGGCGCATACCAAGCCCGCCGAAATCCATTCGGCCACCAACACCATCACACCACCGACCAAGGTAATCTCTTTCAATGGGCAGCTTACCAAAAACGATGGTCTTTTGGTGTCACATATAGCCAAAGACCTAAATTTGCCTTTTGAAGAGGCCCTCACAGAGGTCGAGGCCATCTCAAAAGAGTGGCTTGGGCGTCTACAGCAAGGCGAGGAACTCGATTTGATCGGTATTGGAAAATTATGGGCCAAGGAGGGGCGAATCCAATTTCAGCCCGAGAACAAGACCAACTTTCTTACCGCTTCGTTCGGGTTGGCTTCCTTCACTGCCGTTCCCGTTCAGCGCGAAGTACTGAAAGAAGAAGTTGAGAAACTGGAAGAACGGGTGCCCTTTATGATAACCCCTGAAAAACGGGAAGAACGCAAGGTGGCGCCTTGGCTGAAATATGCTGCGGTCATTCTATTGGCCGTATCGGCAGGCTTTACAGGATATCGTTTCTACCACCAAGCGACCATAGACCAACAAATTGCCCAAGAAGAGGCCCAAAGCGAGGTGTCGCGCCTGATTCAGGAAGCAACCTTCTTCGATAGCGACCCCGTTGAACTGCCACCCCTGACCATTACTGTCAAAAAAGCCAAAAAAGGGTCTCACCATGTCATTGCCGGGGCCTTCAGGTTTGAAGAAAATGCCGACAAAAAGGTACGACAACTTCGAGAAAAGGGGCACAATGCCCTTTATCTGGGCCAGAACCGATATGGGCTCCACCAAGTGGCCTATGCCAGTTTTGAAGATCCCAAAGAGGCCTTGGCCTACCTCAAGCAAATCAGAAGAACAGAATCGCCCGATGCTTGGCTGCTCTCTGAAAAATAA
- the dprA gene encoding DNA-processing protein DprA produces the protein MSESELIAALRLQRVPNIGDITAKKLISHCGSPSAVFGDKRQHLLKIEGIGPLTLKGLYDTVHIEEAEAEIAFIKKHGIEVHYFMDDAYPQYLKHCIDAPILLFAKGTIDLRGKKIISVVGTRNITSYGQAFCEALIEQLAPLDPIIVSGFAYGVDIAVQRAAMEKGLQTIGCLAHGLNQIYPKAHAKYVSAVERNGGFVTEFWSDSNPDRENFLKRNRIIAGMAEATVVIESAEKGGSLVTADIANSYNRDVFAVPGRSSDKFSVGCNNLIKQQKAHMLTSAADLVYMLGWKLEEKPTKQAQKQLFVELDDTEQAIYSFLQSNGKQLLDTVALECQLPIFKASSTLLNMEMKGVVRPLPGKLFEAI, from the coding sequence ATGTCTGAAAGCGAATTGATTGCTGCCCTCCGTTTGCAGCGCGTTCCCAATATTGGTGATATCACGGCCAAAAAACTGATTTCACACTGTGGCAGCCCATCGGCAGTTTTTGGGGACAAACGGCAGCACTTGCTCAAAATCGAGGGAATTGGCCCGCTTACCCTGAAGGGACTCTACGATACGGTGCATATCGAAGAGGCCGAAGCTGAGATAGCCTTTATAAAGAAGCACGGTATCGAGGTTCATTATTTTATGGACGACGCTTATCCACAGTATTTGAAACACTGCATTGATGCACCAATTCTGCTGTTTGCCAAGGGTACTATCGATTTACGGGGCAAGAAGATCATCAGCGTGGTGGGCACAAGGAATATCACCAGTTACGGGCAAGCGTTTTGTGAAGCGCTCATAGAGCAACTGGCCCCGCTGGACCCCATAATCGTCAGTGGCTTCGCGTATGGTGTCGATATTGCGGTTCAGCGTGCCGCCATGGAAAAGGGCTTGCAGACCATTGGATGCCTTGCCCACGGACTCAACCAAATCTATCCGAAGGCCCATGCAAAATATGTCTCTGCGGTTGAAAGAAATGGGGGTTTTGTCACCGAATTCTGGAGCGATAGTAACCCTGATCGCGAGAATTTCTTGAAGCGTAACCGTATCATTGCCGGTATGGCCGAGGCCACCGTGGTGATAGAATCAGCCGAAAAAGGGGGCAGTCTGGTAACTGCCGATATTGCCAATAGCTACAACCGCGATGTATTTGCCGTGCCCGGCCGAAGCTCTGATAAATTCAGTGTTGGGTGCAACAACCTGATCAAGCAACAAAAGGCGCATATGCTCACTTCTGCTGCCGATCTAGTGTATATGTTGGGGTGGAAACTGGAAGAAAAACCAACAAAACAGGCACAAAAACAACTTTTTGTAGAGTTGGACGATACGGAACAGGCCATTTATTCCTTTTTGCAGAGCAACGGCAAACAACTGCTCGATACGGTGGCGTTGGAATGCCAGCTCCCTATTTTCAAGGCATCATCGACCCTTTTGAACATGGAAATGAAGGGCGTGGTGCGCCCCTTGCCCGGAAAACTGTTCGAGGCCATTTAA
- the trpS gene encoding tryptophan--tRNA ligase, which yields MARILTGIQSTGTPHLGNILGAIMPAIEMARNPENESFLFIADMHSLTQIKDGELLRKNTYATAATWLAFGLDINHTVFYRQSDVPQVTELAWYLSCFFPYQRLTLAHSFKDKANRLEDVNAGLFTYPILMAADILLYDADIVPVGKDQSQHLEMTRDVAQRFHNQMGETFVLPETKLQESTMYVPGTDGEKMSKSKGNIINIFQPDKKLRKQIMGIVTDSTPMEAPKDPSKDNVFALYKLLAPQEQIEEMSANYLAGNYGYGHAKQALFELILQKFEEPREQFEYYMNHLNEVDEALAIGAEKARKVADGVLARVREKVGY from the coding sequence ATGGCGAGAATATTGACAGGCATACAAAGTACGGGGACACCCCATTTGGGAAACATCTTAGGGGCCATAATGCCCGCCATCGAGATGGCAAGAAATCCTGAGAACGAATCGTTTCTCTTTATCGCCGATATGCATTCGCTCACCCAGATCAAAGACGGTGAGCTACTTCGAAAAAACACCTATGCGACAGCGGCCACTTGGCTCGCTTTCGGCCTCGATATAAACCATACGGTATTTTATAGGCAGAGTGATGTGCCCCAGGTCACCGAACTGGCATGGTACTTAAGTTGTTTTTTTCCGTATCAGCGGTTGACCCTTGCCCATTCGTTCAAAGACAAGGCCAATCGGCTAGAGGATGTGAATGCCGGACTTTTTACCTACCCCATACTAATGGCCGCCGACATTTTATTGTACGATGCCGATATTGTGCCCGTTGGCAAAGACCAATCACAGCACCTTGAGATGACCCGCGATGTGGCCCAGCGCTTCCACAACCAAATGGGCGAAACCTTTGTGCTGCCCGAAACCAAATTGCAAGAAAGCACTATGTACGTGCCGGGCACAGATGGTGAGAAAATGAGCAAGAGCAAGGGCAATATCATCAATATTTTTCAGCCCGATAAAAAGCTGCGCAAGCAAATCATGGGCATTGTCACTGACAGCACCCCAATGGAAGCCCCTAAGGATCCATCAAAAGACAATGTTTTTGCACTCTACAAGTTGTTGGCCCCTCAAGAACAGATCGAAGAAATGAGCGCCAACTATCTTGCGGGCAATTATGGCTATGGCCATGCCAAGCAGGCGCTTTTCGAGCTTATTCTACAAAAGTTTGAGGAACCACGTGAGCAGTTTGAGTATTATATGAACCATTTGAACGAGGTAGACGAGGCCTTGGCCATTGGTGCCGAGAAGGCCCGAAAAGTGGCCGATGGGGTGTTGGCAAGGGTTCGGGAGAAAGTGGGGTATTAA
- a CDS encoding lysophospholipid acyltransferase family protein — MFEGIKNVGHLLYRVWFYLLVALPIFIFMPFLILTTLSESTYKQFFWLARNLWAKPILYGMGCFPKITWQQRMEKGKSYMLVANHTSMLDIMLMLYVSKNPFVFVGKKELVKIPVFGFFYKRVSIMVDRGDVRSRTGVYRRAQRRLNQGLSICIFPEGGVPDENVVLDEFKDGAFKMAIAHKISIVPMTFYDCKKRFPFSVFKGGPGPLRVKVHRFFETGILDEDDKGTLREEIREVILNELLKDSS; from the coding sequence ATGTTCGAAGGAATTAAGAACGTAGGGCATCTGTTGTACCGGGTATGGTTTTACCTATTGGTGGCCTTGCCCATTTTTATTTTTATGCCCTTCTTGATTTTGACCACACTCTCTGAAAGTACCTACAAACAGTTCTTTTGGTTGGCCCGTAACCTATGGGCCAAGCCCATTTTGTATGGGATGGGATGTTTTCCAAAGATTACTTGGCAACAGCGAATGGAAAAAGGTAAAAGCTATATGCTGGTCGCCAACCACACCAGCATGCTCGACATTATGCTGATGCTTTATGTGAGCAAGAACCCCTTTGTTTTTGTGGGCAAAAAAGAACTGGTAAAGATACCCGTGTTCGGATTCTTCTATAAACGGGTCAGTATTATGGTTGACCGAGGGGATGTTCGTAGCCGAACAGGGGTGTACCGCCGTGCCCAACGACGATTGAACCAAGGGCTCAGTATTTGTATTTTTCCTGAGGGTGGGGTGCCTGACGAGAATGTGGTATTGGATGAATTCAAGGATGGGGCCTTTAAAATGGCCATCGCCCATAAGATTTCCATAGTGCCCATGACGTTCTATGATTGTAAAAAGCGTTTTCCATTTTCGGTTTTCAAGGGAGGCCCGGGACCACTAAGGGTTAAGGTACACCGGTTTTTTGAAACGGGTATTTTGGATGAAGATGACAAGGGCACGCTTCGCGAAGAGATTAGAGAGGTTATTTTAAATGAATTACTAAAAGATTCGAGCTAA